From a region of the Pseudodesulfovibrio senegalensis genome:
- a CDS encoding MFS transporter — protein MDRSLPGLWLRGRTMHDSSSEVSPLRIQLVVFALVSASFANIYITQPVLPILQNEFGVDLLRVSFTVSAVILGIALANLPFGSLADRLPVQPIILTGGIVVGACGLLCAMTHNLWLLIAARFVQGVFIPALTTCLAAYLARTLPGEKLNVVMGAYVSATVLGGLGGRLLGGWIHPPLHWRYAFVSASLLIFAATVLAVRVLPRDDAHGSADKATVGYRQLLKRGDLVLILLCAAGSFSVFSSVFNYLPFRLGGEPFGFSTEMITLVYLVYVVGIFMGPLAGRISNRFGGGNTLLAGTLVLGCSLWVLGGETVPGIIGGLFGVCSGFFCIHAAAVGLLNRKLDRGQGKANALYVLFYYVGGWSGITGAGVAFEHWGWSGVLHMGLFLLFIPFAAGVSERIVESRER, from the coding sequence TTGGACCGCAGTCTGCCCGGGCTGTGGCTTCGGGGTCGCACCATGCACGATTCGTCTTCGGAGGTTTCTCCGCTCCGTATTCAGTTGGTGGTTTTCGCGCTTGTCTCGGCATCCTTTGCCAACATCTATATCACCCAGCCCGTGCTGCCGATCCTGCAAAACGAGTTCGGCGTGGATCTGTTGCGCGTTTCGTTCACTGTTTCCGCGGTAATCCTTGGCATTGCACTGGCCAATCTGCCGTTCGGTTCTCTGGCCGACCGCCTGCCCGTGCAGCCGATCATCCTGACCGGAGGAATCGTGGTGGGCGCGTGCGGCCTGCTGTGCGCCATGACCCACAACCTCTGGCTGCTCATTGCGGCCCGGTTCGTTCAGGGCGTGTTCATTCCGGCCCTGACCACCTGCCTTGCCGCCTATCTCGCACGCACGCTGCCCGGCGAAAAGCTGAACGTGGTCATGGGTGCCTATGTCTCGGCCACGGTGCTGGGCGGCCTTGGCGGGCGGCTGCTGGGCGGCTGGATTCACCCGCCCCTGCATTGGCGGTATGCGTTCGTTTCCGCATCCCTGCTTATTTTTGCGGCCACTGTTCTGGCAGTGCGCGTGCTGCCCCGCGACGACGCCCATGGTTCCGCGGACAAGGCGACGGTCGGTTACCGGCAACTGCTCAAGCGCGGCGATCTTGTGTTGATCCTGCTGTGTGCTGCCGGCAGTTTTTCGGTTTTTTCATCCGTGTTCAATTATCTTCCATTCCGCCTGGGCGGCGAACCATTCGGTTTTTCAACGGAAATGATCACGCTCGTTTATCTCGTGTATGTGGTGGGAATTTTCATGGGACCGCTGGCAGGCAGGATCAGCAACCGCTTTGGTGGGGGCAACACGCTGCTTGCCGGCACGCTGGTGCTGGGCTGTTCGCTCTGGGTGCTGGGCGGGGAAACCGTGCCCGGAATCATCGGCGGCCTGTTCGGGGTCTGCTCCGGTTTCTTCTGCATCCATGCCGCGGCCGTGGGACTGCTCAACCGGAAGCTGGATCGCGGGCAGGGCAAGGCCAACGCACTGTATGTCCTCTTTTACTATGTGGGCGGCTGGTCCGGCATCACCGGGGCCGGGGTAGCCTTTGAGCACTGGGGCTGGTCCGGCGTGCTGCACATGGGCCTGTTCCTTCTGTTCATACCGTTTGCGGCGGGCGTGTCCGAACGCATTGTGGAATCTCGGGAGCGCTGA
- a CDS encoding HD-GYP domain-containing protein — protein MLVDDAGGGTVRCGRVGADFGDKVNLYRAEGFGGCRTLTECGLDGTMPDAVQMTVHQLAESLGNAIDAKDHCTRSHSEEVAVITQAIGLQMGLSPRSADILHIAGHLHDIGKIGIPDSILKKRGPLTDEEFAVIKQHPAMGAAIIEPVTCLSGKNGIMKMVLHHHERFDGRGYPDGLAGEDIPLGARVIAVADSLSAMLQDRPYRRARDYENAVAEIERCAGTQFDPRIVSAFMEVRDTVRGYLLSMREMCAPL, from the coding sequence ATGCTTGTTGACGATGCCGGTGGCGGAACAGTCCGCTGCGGACGTGTTGGTGCGGATTTCGGGGACAAGGTGAATTTGTATCGGGCCGAGGGATTCGGCGGATGCCGCACGTTGACGGAGTGCGGGCTTGACGGAACCATGCCCGACGCCGTGCAGATGACCGTGCACCAGTTGGCGGAGTCGTTGGGCAATGCCATTGATGCCAAAGATCATTGTACCCGTTCGCATTCCGAGGAAGTGGCTGTTATCACTCAGGCCATTGGCCTGCAGATGGGGTTGTCGCCCCGTAGCGCAGATATTCTGCATATTGCCGGACATTTGCACGATATCGGCAAGATAGGCATTCCCGATTCCATCCTCAAGAAGCGCGGGCCGCTCACGGATGAGGAATTTGCCGTCATCAAACAGCATCCAGCCATGGGCGCGGCCATCATCGAGCCTGTTACCTGCCTTTCCGGAAAGAACGGCATCATGAAGATGGTTTTGCATCATCATGAGCGTTTTGACGGCAGAGGGTACCCGGACGGGCTGGCCGGGGAGGACATCCCGCTCGGCGCGCGAGTGATAGCCGTGGCGGACAGTCTTTCCGCCATGCTGCAGGACCGTCCCTATCGCCGGGCGCGGGATTACGAAAATGCCGTGGCCGAGATCGAACGATGCGCGGGAACCCAATTTGATCCGCGCATCGTCTCTGCATTCATGGAGGTCCGCGATACGGTGCGGGGCTATCTGCTTTCCATGCGAGAGATGTGCGCCCCCCTGTAG